In a genomic window of Lathamus discolor isolate bLatDis1 chromosome 4, bLatDis1.hap1, whole genome shotgun sequence:
- the VSTM5 gene encoding V-set and transmembrane domain-containing protein 5 isoform X1, producing the protein MRPLQGCRGRGIVVGTVTLCLAAGWALQTPGGVSLLVPQPNINATVAQNILLSVEYSCRGVATIEWKHVSTWGTTKIAEWKSGNYVNISTAYKDRVTTFENGSIQLLNVGMRDAGYYFITVTEEHGTNTYGTIIVNVYEIIYEDLHFVAVLFAFLAAVSAILVCFMWLCNKSLHLFQKKMTHKLTDVRAAAAFTAHTLLTSFCSY; encoded by the exons ATGAGACCGCTCCAGGGCTGCCGGGGACGGGGCATCGTCGTGGGGACCGTCACCCTCTGCCTGGCGGCCGGGTGGGCTCTGCAGA ctccTGGAGGGGTATCGTTACTTGTCCCACAACCCAACATCAACGCAACAGTGGCACAGAACATCCTCCTCTCAGTTGAATACTCTTGCAGAGGTGTTGCCACCATTGAGTGGAAGCACGTGTCAACCTGGGGCACCACCAAAATTGCTGAGTGGAAAAGTGGGAATTATGTCAACATATCCACAGCCTACAAGGACAGAGTGACGACTTTTGAAAACGGCTCTATACAGCTCCTGAACGTGGGCATGAGAGATGCTGGCTACTATTTTATCACTGTAACAGAGGAGCATGGAACCAACACCTACGGCACCATCATCGTCAACGTTTACG agaTCATCTATGAAGATTTACACTTTGTAGCAGttctctttgcatttcttgCTGCTGTATCTGCCATTTTGGTCTGCTTCATGTGGCTGTGTAATAAATCTCTGCATCTATTTCAGAAGAAGATGACACACAAACTAACAG ATgtgagggctgctgctgctttcacagcGCACACACTGCTCACAAGCTTCTGTAGCTACTGA
- the VSTM5 gene encoding V-set and transmembrane domain-containing protein 5 isoform X2, which translates to MRPLQGCRGRGIVVGTVTLCLAAGWALQTPGGVSLLVPQPNINATVAQNILLSVEYSCRGVATIEWKHVSTWGTTKIAEWKSGNYVNISTAYKDRVTTFENGSIQLLNVGMRDAGYYFITVTEEHGTNTYGTIIVNVYEIIYEDLHFVAVLFAFLAAVSAILVCFMWLCNKSLHLFQKKMTHKLTASTTEEIELETIEC; encoded by the exons ATGAGACCGCTCCAGGGCTGCCGGGGACGGGGCATCGTCGTGGGGACCGTCACCCTCTGCCTGGCGGCCGGGTGGGCTCTGCAGA ctccTGGAGGGGTATCGTTACTTGTCCCACAACCCAACATCAACGCAACAGTGGCACAGAACATCCTCCTCTCAGTTGAATACTCTTGCAGAGGTGTTGCCACCATTGAGTGGAAGCACGTGTCAACCTGGGGCACCACCAAAATTGCTGAGTGGAAAAGTGGGAATTATGTCAACATATCCACAGCCTACAAGGACAGAGTGACGACTTTTGAAAACGGCTCTATACAGCTCCTGAACGTGGGCATGAGAGATGCTGGCTACTATTTTATCACTGTAACAGAGGAGCATGGAACCAACACCTACGGCACCATCATCGTCAACGTTTACG agaTCATCTATGAAGATTTACACTTTGTAGCAGttctctttgcatttcttgCTGCTGTATCTGCCATTTTGGTCTGCTTCATGTGGCTGTGTAATAAATCTCTGCATCTATTTCAGAAGAAGATGACACACAAACTAACAG caagTACAACTGAAGAGATTGAACTGGAAACCATTGAGTGTTAG
- the MED17 gene encoding mediator of RNA polymerase II transcription subunit 17 isoform X1, with product MAGVPAVRISIESACEKQVQEVGLDGSETYLQPLSMSQNLARLAQRIDFSQGSGSEEDEPGSAGRAWAEPGEAEDEEGLVKFQPSLWPWDSVRNNLRSALTEMCVLYDVLSIVKDKKFMTLDPVVQDPLPPKQNPQFLQLISKKKSLAGAAQILLKGAERLSKSVAENQENKRQRDFNSELLRLRQHWKLRKVGDKILGDLSYRSAGSLFLHHGTFEVIKNTDIDLDKKIPEDYCPLDVQIPSDLEGSAYIKVSIQKQAPDIGDLGTVNLFKRPMLKPKPGSPHWQTKLEAAQNVLLCKEIFAQLSREAVQIKSQIPHIVVKNQIISQPFPGLQLSISLCHSSNDKKSQKSVSEKQNPDDHLYVLEHNLHQLIRECHKQTLSSTVMPHPASAPFGHKRMRLAGPQAFDKNDISSLQSNEGLLEKIIKQAKHIFLRRRTARTIDSLASRIEDPQIQAHWSNINDVYESSVKVLITSQGYEQICKSIQLQLNIGVEQIRVVHRDGRVITLSHQEQELQDFLLSQMSQHQVHAVQQLAKVMGWHVLSFSNHVGLGPVESIGNASAITVASPNGDYAISVRNGPESGSKVMVQFPRSQCKDLPKGDVLQDNKWNHLRGPFKEVQWNKMEGRNFVYKMELLMAALTPC from the exons ATGGCGGGTGTGCCGGCCGTGCGCATCAGCATCGAGTCGGCGTGCGAGAAGCAGGTGCAGGAGGTGGGGCTGGATGGCAGCGAGACCTACCTCCAGCCGCTCTCCATGTCCCAGAACCTGGCGCGCCTGGCGCAGCGCATCGACTTCAGCCAGGGCTCTGGCTCCGAGGAGGACGAGCCGGGTTCGGCGGGCCGCGCCTGGGCCGAGCCCGGGGAGGCGGAGGATGAGGAAG gGTTGGTCAAGTTTCAGCCGTCCCTCTGGCCTTGGGATTCGGTGAGGAACAACTTGAGAAGCGCCTTGACTGAGATGTGTGTGTTGTATGATGTTCTGAGCATTGTGAAGGATAAAAAATTCATGACTCTAGATCCAGTTGTGCAAGATCCCCTTCCTCCAAAACAG AATCCTCAGTTTCTACAGTTGATTTCAAAAAAGAAGTCCTTAGCTGGAGCAGCTCAAATCCTGTTGAAAGGTGCAGAAAGATTATCCAAATCAGTAGCAGAGAACCAGGAAAATAAGAGACAAAGAGACTTCAACTCTGAACTGCTGAGACTACGACAACACTGGAAGCTGAGGAAAGTAGGAGACAAAATTCTTGGTGATCTGAGCTACAGAAGTGCAg GTTCCCTTTTCCTTCATCATGGCACATTTGAGGTGATAAAGAATACTGACATTGACCTGGATAAAAAGATACCTGAGGATTACTGTCCTTTGGATGTTCAAATTCCAAGTGATTTAGAGGGATCAGCCTATATCAAG GTTTCTATTCAGAAACAAGCTCCAGACATTGGTGACCTTGGGACCGTCAACCTCTTTAAAAGACCCAtgctaaaaccaaaaccag GCTCTCCCCACTGGCAGACAAAGTTGGAGGCTGCACAGAATGTTCTTTTATGTAAAGAAATCTTTGCCCAGCTCTCACGAGAAGCTGTTCAAATTAAATCCCAGATTCCTCACATTGTTGTGAAAAATCAGATcatctctcagcctttcccag GTTTACAGTTGTCTATTTCTCTGTGTCACTCTTCCAATGACAAAAAGTCACAAAAGTCTGTTTCTGAGAAGCAGAATCCTGATGATCATCTTTATGTTCTGGAACATAATTTGCATCAGCTTATCAGAGAG TGTCACAAGCAAACCCTGAGCTCAACAGTGATGCCACATCCAGCTAGTGCACCTTTTGGCCATAAGAGAATGAGACTTGCAGGACCCCAGGCTTTTGATAAAAATGATATCAGTTCTTTACAGTCAAATGAAGGCCTTCTGGAAAAGATAATAAAGCAGGCAAAGCACATCTTTCTGAGACGCAG AACTGCTCGAACCATAGACAGTCTGGCCAGTCGTATTGAGGATCCCCAGATTCAGGCCCACTGGTCCAATATAAATGATGTTTATGAATCCAGTGTTAAAGTTCTTATAACGTCTCAAGGATACGAACAGATATGCAA ATCCATTCAACTACAGCTGAACATAGGAGTTGAACAAATCAGAGTTGTGCACAGAGATGGAAGAGTTATTACCCTATCCCATCAAGAGCAGGAACTGCAGGATTTCCTTTTATCTCAG ATGTCACAGCACCAGGTCCATGCAGTTCAGCAACTTGCGAAAGTTATGGGATGGCACGTGCTGAGTTTCAGTAATCATGTTGGTCTGGGGCCGGTGGAGAGCATTGGCAATGCATCAGCAATAACTGTAGCATCACCGAATGGAGACTATGCCATTTCAG TGCGTAATGGCCCAGAAAGTGGCAGCAAAGTTATGGTTCAGTTTCCACGGAGTCAGTGCAAGGATCTTCCCAAAGGCGATGTGCTGCAAGACAACAAGTGGAATCATCTTCGAGGGCCCTTCAAGGAAGTACAGTGGAATAAAATGGAAGGGCGGAACTTTGTCTATAAAATGGAACTCCTCATGGCTGCCCTAACTCCGTGTTAA
- the MED17 gene encoding mediator of RNA polymerase II transcription subunit 17 isoform X2: MAGVPAVRISIESACEKQVQEVGLDGSETYLQPLSMSQNLARLAQRIDFSQGSGSEEDEPGSAGRAWAEPGEAEDEEGLVKFQPSLWPWDSVRNNLRSALTEMCVLYDVLSIVKDKKFMTLDPVVQDPLPPKQNPQFLQLISKKKSLAGAAQILLKGAERLSKSVAENQENKRQRDFNSELLRLRQHWKLRKVGDKILGDLSYRSAGSLFLHHGTFEVIKNTDIDLDKKIPEDYCPLDVQIPSDLEGSAYIKVSIQKQAPDIGDLGTVNLFKRPMLKPKPGSPHWQTKLEAAQNVLLCKEIFAQLSREAVQIKSQIPHIVVKNQIISQPFPGLQLSISLCHSSNDKKSQKSVSEKQNPDDHLYVLEHNLHQLIRECHKQTLSSTVMPHPASAPFGHKRMRLAGPQAFDKNDISSLQSNEGLLEKIIKQAKHIFLRRRTARTIDSLASRIEDPQIQAHWSNINDVYESSVKVLITSQGYEQICKSIQLQLNIGVEQIRVVHRDGRVITLSHQEQELQDFLLSQMSQHQVHAVQQLAKVMGWHVLSFSNHVGLGPVESIGNASAITVASPNGDYAISDWPSGIPGPLRPMGNFGEKRAYTSSWDQVGCMHEC; encoded by the exons ATGGCGGGTGTGCCGGCCGTGCGCATCAGCATCGAGTCGGCGTGCGAGAAGCAGGTGCAGGAGGTGGGGCTGGATGGCAGCGAGACCTACCTCCAGCCGCTCTCCATGTCCCAGAACCTGGCGCGCCTGGCGCAGCGCATCGACTTCAGCCAGGGCTCTGGCTCCGAGGAGGACGAGCCGGGTTCGGCGGGCCGCGCCTGGGCCGAGCCCGGGGAGGCGGAGGATGAGGAAG gGTTGGTCAAGTTTCAGCCGTCCCTCTGGCCTTGGGATTCGGTGAGGAACAACTTGAGAAGCGCCTTGACTGAGATGTGTGTGTTGTATGATGTTCTGAGCATTGTGAAGGATAAAAAATTCATGACTCTAGATCCAGTTGTGCAAGATCCCCTTCCTCCAAAACAG AATCCTCAGTTTCTACAGTTGATTTCAAAAAAGAAGTCCTTAGCTGGAGCAGCTCAAATCCTGTTGAAAGGTGCAGAAAGATTATCCAAATCAGTAGCAGAGAACCAGGAAAATAAGAGACAAAGAGACTTCAACTCTGAACTGCTGAGACTACGACAACACTGGAAGCTGAGGAAAGTAGGAGACAAAATTCTTGGTGATCTGAGCTACAGAAGTGCAg GTTCCCTTTTCCTTCATCATGGCACATTTGAGGTGATAAAGAATACTGACATTGACCTGGATAAAAAGATACCTGAGGATTACTGTCCTTTGGATGTTCAAATTCCAAGTGATTTAGAGGGATCAGCCTATATCAAG GTTTCTATTCAGAAACAAGCTCCAGACATTGGTGACCTTGGGACCGTCAACCTCTTTAAAAGACCCAtgctaaaaccaaaaccag GCTCTCCCCACTGGCAGACAAAGTTGGAGGCTGCACAGAATGTTCTTTTATGTAAAGAAATCTTTGCCCAGCTCTCACGAGAAGCTGTTCAAATTAAATCCCAGATTCCTCACATTGTTGTGAAAAATCAGATcatctctcagcctttcccag GTTTACAGTTGTCTATTTCTCTGTGTCACTCTTCCAATGACAAAAAGTCACAAAAGTCTGTTTCTGAGAAGCAGAATCCTGATGATCATCTTTATGTTCTGGAACATAATTTGCATCAGCTTATCAGAGAG TGTCACAAGCAAACCCTGAGCTCAACAGTGATGCCACATCCAGCTAGTGCACCTTTTGGCCATAAGAGAATGAGACTTGCAGGACCCCAGGCTTTTGATAAAAATGATATCAGTTCTTTACAGTCAAATGAAGGCCTTCTGGAAAAGATAATAAAGCAGGCAAAGCACATCTTTCTGAGACGCAG AACTGCTCGAACCATAGACAGTCTGGCCAGTCGTATTGAGGATCCCCAGATTCAGGCCCACTGGTCCAATATAAATGATGTTTATGAATCCAGTGTTAAAGTTCTTATAACGTCTCAAGGATACGAACAGATATGCAA ATCCATTCAACTACAGCTGAACATAGGAGTTGAACAAATCAGAGTTGTGCACAGAGATGGAAGAGTTATTACCCTATCCCATCAAGAGCAGGAACTGCAGGATTTCCTTTTATCTCAG ATGTCACAGCACCAGGTCCATGCAGTTCAGCAACTTGCGAAAGTTATGGGATGGCACGTGCTGAGTTTCAGTAATCATGTTGGTCTGGGGCCGGTGGAGAGCATTGGCAATGCATCAGCAATAACTGTAGCATCACCGAATGGAGACTATGCCATTTCAG ACTGGCCTTCAGGCATCCCAGGTCCCTTGAGACCCATGGGAAATTTTGGAGAAAAGAGGGCATACACAAGTTCATGGGACCAGGTCGGATGTATGCATGAGTGCTGA
- the C4H11orf54 gene encoding ester hydrolase C11orf54 homolog, producing MAKVERFAFHVPSLEELAGVLQKGLKENFADAQVSVVDCPDLTQEPFNFPAKGICGKPRIADVGGVPYLIPVAQKEKVYDLNTVAKDIELPGAFILGAGAASSKTLGVNAELIPIVQTKSDKKPAVNGSYFAQINPADKGCLLEKYSSKYTDCEFGLLANLYASEGQPGKVIEVKANGRTGELNFVSCLRQILEKQYGEKPVGMGGTFIIQKGKAKIHIMPPEFSACPLNTDEDVNNWLRFFEMKAPLICQPVIVSRDPGFDLRVEHTHCFSHHGEGGHYHQDTSPDSVQYLGYFLPAELLFRIDRPQETHLIGRD from the exons TTTTGCAGAAAGGGCTCAAAGAAAACTTTGCTGATGCTCAAGTGTCTGTTGTAGACTGCCCTGATCTGACTCAGGAACCCTTCAACTTTCCTGCCAAAG GAATCTGTGGAAAACCTAGGATAGCAGATGTGGGAGGTGTTCCTTACCTCATACCTGTTGcgcagaaagaaaaa GTTTATGATTTAAATACAGTTGCGAAGGACATAGAGCTGCCTGGAGCTTTCATtcttggagctggagctgcttcaTCTAAGACTCTTGGAGTAAATGCTGAG cttatcCCTATTGTTCAAACTAAGAGTGATAAAAAGCCTGCTGTAAATGGGAGCTATTTTGCTCAGATAAATCCTGCAGATAAAGGGTGCCTGCTTGAGAAGTACAGCAGTAAATACACTGACTGTGAGTTTGGGCTCTTGGCCAACCTTTATGCCAGTGAAGGCCAACCTGGTAAG GTCATTGAAGTGAAAGCCAACGGAAGAACTGGGGAACTGAACTTTGTGTCTTGTCTGAGACAAATTTTAGAGAAACAGTATGGAGAAAAGCCAGTTGGGATGGGAGGTACATTTATCATTCAGAAGGGGAAAGCCAAGATTCACATTATG CCTCCAGAATTTTCTGCCTGTCCTCTGAATACTGATGAAGATGTCAACAACTGGCTCAGATTCTTTGAAATGAAGGCTCCACTGATTTGTCAGCCAGTAATAGTTTCCAGAGATCCA GGCTTTGACCTGCGTGTGGAGCACACCCACTGCTTCAGTCACCACGGGGAAGGAGGGCACTACCATCAGGACACCAGCCCCGACAGCGTGCAGTACCTGGGGTACTTCCTGCCTGCCGAGCTGCTCTTCCGCATCGACAGGCCCCAGGAGACCCATCTCATCGGGAGAGACTGA